A single region of the Salipaludibacillus sp. LMS25 genome encodes:
- a CDS encoding DinB family protein: MTNSLAKEISESNWDVQLTPQLGTLRKLFKHMVRVRDVYCDGLKTGDIYFPGKRTSGENSLVHELERSMKQLEVEFKQTKFKSIRMGTEHLTIMDLLSTAIQHEGIHQGQYFVALKQSGFKLPKQWEEDWQR, translated from the coding sequence ATGACTAATTCATTAGCAAAAGAAATTTCTGAAAGTAATTGGGATGTGCAATTAACACCACAATTGGGTACATTGAGAAAGCTTTTTAAACATATGGTTCGGGTAAGAGATGTTTATTGTGACGGTTTAAAAACTGGGGATATTTATTTTCCTGGTAAACGGACATCAGGAGAGAACAGTTTGGTTCATGAATTAGAACGGAGTATGAAACAATTAGAAGTTGAATTCAAACAGACAAAATTTAAATCTATAAGAATGGGAACGGAGCACCTCACTATAATGGATTTATTAAGTACAGCAATACAACACGAGGGAATTCATCAAGGACAATATTTTGTGGCACTTAAACAATCAGGATTTAAGCTACCGAAACAGTGGGAGGAGGATTGGCAAAGGTGA
- a CDS encoding class I SAM-dependent methyltransferase gives MGNTDKFEIIANTYDTPDRMKIAQVSSDAIRQYLVDTKSKKAIDFGCGTGLVGMNLLNEFNSMLFLDTSPNMINQIKQKITDVNIQNADTLCFDIEKENLSGVHADYVFMSQVLLHIHDVELVLSRLFDVLNEGGHLLIADFNKNENIVSDIVHNGFNPEELTDIMTKIGYKDIQFKTFYTGSKIFMGHDASMFILDSKKE, from the coding sequence ATGGGGAATACGGATAAATTTGAAATCATTGCTAATACATATGACACGCCTGATAGAATGAAGATTGCACAGGTATCTTCCGATGCCATCCGTCAGTATTTAGTTGACACTAAAAGTAAGAAAGCTATTGATTTTGGATGTGGTACTGGACTTGTGGGAATGAATTTGTTAAATGAATTTAATTCGATGCTTTTCCTAGATACGTCACCAAACATGATTAATCAAATTAAGCAAAAAATAACTGATGTTAATATTCAAAATGCAGATACGTTATGTTTTGATATTGAAAAGGAAAATTTGTCGGGGGTTCATGCCGATTATGTTTTTATGTCTCAGGTTTTACTCCATATTCATGATGTTGAATTAGTATTATCACGACTATTTGATGTGCTAAATGAAGGAGGACATTTACTAATCGCGGATTTTAATAAGAATGAAAACATCGTTTCAGATATCGTGCATAATGGATTTAATCCAGAAGAATTAACCGACATAATGACAAAAATAGGGTACAAAGATATTCAATTTAAAACTTTTTATACAGGCAGTAAAATATTCATGGGGCACGATGCGTCGATGTTTATTTTAGATTCAAAAAAAGAGTAA
- a CDS encoding DUF6544 family protein — translation MVRKLFEKERAREIDKCSNIINSEVFSERDITFLPEPVQKYFKVCGYMGRPKIFNADVIWKKSFIKLSPEKGWTELETRQFNSVIEPVRIAYMKALSMPLQVRDIYRDGQGHMYGKLFNLIPVVNAKGKEISQSSLITLFTEILFIPSYSLQSYIKWEPIDSVTAKARFIHKNIDVTGTFHFDETGKFSRFETNDRYYNKKGGKFIKKRFSAIADSYLEKDGVQIPNKVRIIWHLDNGDYDYFKGEIGNIIYNIRD, via the coding sequence ATGGTACGAAAATTATTTGAAAAAGAAAGAGCCAGAGAAATAGACAAATGTTCAAACATCATAAACTCCGAGGTTTTCTCAGAGCGTGATATTACCTTTCTCCCTGAACCTGTACAAAAATACTTCAAAGTTTGTGGTTATATGGGAAGGCCTAAGATATTTAATGCGGATGTTATTTGGAAAAAAAGTTTTATAAAGTTGTCTCCCGAAAAAGGTTGGACAGAATTAGAAACGAGACAATTTAACTCAGTCATTGAACCCGTAAGAATAGCCTATATGAAAGCTTTATCGATGCCACTCCAAGTTAGAGACATATATCGAGATGGACAGGGACACATGTATGGAAAGCTTTTTAACCTCATTCCTGTAGTGAACGCAAAAGGAAAAGAAATAAGTCAATCCTCATTAATTACATTATTTACAGAAATTTTGTTTATCCCTAGTTATAGTTTACAAAGTTATATTAAGTGGGAACCAATAGACTCAGTAACCGCAAAAGCTAGATTTATTCATAAAAATATAGATGTTACTGGTACTTTTCATTTTGACGAAACAGGAAAGTTTAGTCGTTTTGAAACTAATGATCGTTATTATAATAAAAAAGGGGGAAAGTTCATCAAAAAAAGATTCTCAGCAATTGCGGATAGTTATTTAGAGAAAGATGGCGTGCAAATTCCAAACAAGGTTAGAATTATTTGGCACCTAGATAATGGGGATTACGACTATTTTAAAGGGGAAATAGGCAATATCATTTATAATATAAGAGATTAA
- a CDS encoding RNA polymerase alpha subunit C-terminal domain-containing protein, translating to MTVEKNLRVCEKGHTYYKSSECPSCPTCDKDKPKNGFLAKLSSPARNALLHEGIDTLKKLSTYTEKDILNIHGIGPASLPVMRTLLVKEGLSFKK from the coding sequence TTGACAGTTGAAAAAAATTTGAGGGTGTGTGAAAAGGGACATACGTATTACAAAAGTAGCGAATGTCCAAGCTGCCCTACCTGTGATAAAGATAAGCCTAAAAATGGCTTCCTTGCGAAACTCAGTTCCCCTGCACGAAATGCTTTGCTTCACGAAGGGATCGACACCTTGAAAAAATTATCAACGTACACTGAAAAAGACATCTTAAACATTCATGGTATTGGACCAGCTTCCTTACCTGTGATGAGAACGTTATTAGTGAAAGAAGGCTTATCATTTAAAAAATGA
- a CDS encoding transglutaminase family protein, whose amino-acid sequence MELICDSSNLENYLIETAEVNYSHPLIKEMASSLFSQLHLDVDKAKAAFEFVRDKVSHSWDIQGTLVTSKASDVLSYRQGICYAKSMLLAALLRSQRIPTGFCYQRLMLFDTPKKGYSIHALNAVFFKSLNKWIRLDARGNKEGINAQFSINKEKLAFSVNEGCDEKDYPVIYSNPHPKTVIVLNMYTNAIEMYKRHLPTYV is encoded by the coding sequence ATGGAATTGATTTGTGATTCATCTAATTTAGAAAATTATTTAATCGAAACGGCTGAAGTAAACTATTCTCACCCACTTATTAAAGAAATGGCTAGTAGTTTATTTAGTCAATTACATTTGGACGTTGATAAGGCTAAAGCTGCGTTTGAATTTGTTAGGGATAAAGTTTCTCACTCATGGGACATTCAAGGGACTTTAGTTACTTCTAAAGCATCGGATGTACTAAGTTATAGACAGGGGATATGTTATGCAAAATCAATGCTATTAGCAGCTTTATTACGTTCGCAAAGGATTCCAACAGGTTTTTGTTACCAACGCCTTATGCTATTTGATACACCAAAAAAAGGTTACAGTATTCATGCTTTAAATGCTGTTTTTTTTAAGTCTTTAAATAAATGGATACGTCTAGATGCTCGTGGTAACAAGGAAGGGATAAACGCACAATTCTCAATTAATAAAGAGAAGTTGGCTTTTTCTGTAAATGAAGGTTGCGATGAAAAGGACTATCCAGTGATTTACAGCAATCCACACCCTAAGACTGTAATAGTATTAAATATGTATACAAATGCAATCGAAATGTATAAGCGCCACTTGCCAACATACGTATGA
- a CDS encoding SMI1/KNR4 family protein: MWKNYISSISKDYSFKPPTSNIEIAHISEELNVELPKKLHELYSETNGVFDSFDCPLIWSTSQMVKDNLFFRNFPDYKDSYMPFEHLLFFSDNGCGDLFGFAILNGSIQTEDIYVWDHEDDSRTWVASSLEVFIKGWITGEITT; the protein is encoded by the coding sequence ATGTGGAAAAACTATATAAGTTCAATTTCAAAAGACTATTCTTTCAAACCTCCAACATCTAATATTGAAATAGCTCACATTTCAGAGGAACTAAATGTTGAATTACCAAAAAAGTTGCATGAATTATATAGTGAAACAAATGGAGTGTTTGATAGCTTTGATTGTCCTTTAATATGGTCAACGTCACAAATGGTAAAGGATAATCTGTTTTTTAGAAATTTTCCCGACTATAAAGATAGTTATATGCCATTTGAACACTTATTATTTTTCTCAGATAACGGCTGTGGAGACTTATTTGGCTTTGCAATATTAAATGGCAGTATTCAAACAGAAGACATCTATGTTTGGGATCACGAAGATGACAGCAGAACGTGGGTTGCGTCATCATTGGAAGTATTTATTAAAGGTTGGATTACTGGTGAGATTACTACTTAG